A window of the Leucothrix mucor DSM 2157 genome harbors these coding sequences:
- a CDS encoding efflux RND transporter permease subunit, whose translation MYRLLLKNHVLANLTFILVLAIGYLSYQGMPRQQDPTINFNWISILTILPGASAQDVESRITDPLEDALNGIADINFVSSNSRENTSSILVRFEDLAPEVYDKRLADLRRELQSAQALLPSEAIESEIIEITSGNAFPAAIVAVTTLADDELLRKSARSTEQSIEQMSGVDRVDTIALDDPELQINFNPDALEAHGLLPGQLSDALQLWFQDSAAGTMDVGRQSWLVRMVGKTSDPSKVSAMPIPSAQGEVNLGRLATVQRARKKASEEARIDGKPAVMLLVMKQDNTNVLDLIDRLRTWVDEQNEVNASTGVALQLVDDQTLPTQKAINIMQSNALIGLLLVLLVAWLFLGTQIAVLTAIGIPFILALTFWVLSATGETLNVTVLLGVVIVLGMLVDDAVVVVESIYYRLQRGMNALDASVESMKEVALPVTTAVLTTIAAFLPLMLLPGILGKFMKVIPMVVTIALAISLIEAFWMLPSHITGANINLQKKLRIQRWRESAIHWIQLKYSKTLIRALRWPKMTFAVILFCFFSAIGVLSAGLIKVDFFAGDALRIFYVNVEMNASTPLGETLKKTLEVEAQVKKHLQPNDARSVAVYSGLMLTETAPLNGDQYGQIVVSLLPEADGARDVYEIIEEMRKDVTGVVGAKNISFLAMASGPPSSKPISVKVRGDGYAEIQAASADLSNVLENIKGIKDITNDASRGRMELTLEMNHDAIRRAGVNPSDVTRTIRLLVDGEIVSEMQDNGEKLQIRVKSATTQTDDIGKLLNFRMPLPSGGTVPLRSLVDDSRKISLGNIRHYNFRKAITLEADLIKLTEPEDFWDCRLDPAINGTERDYDQCQIDTVTANDLLKQGWEQYRSKYPNVDLDFSGQLDDINESLDSIGLLFLIGIGLMYLILGTQFKSYFQPFMILATVPLAFTGVVLGLLVTQNPLSLYTLYGVVALAGIAVNAAIVLISAANDRFNAGMSVVHSVVYSARRRVIPILITTLTTIAGLFSLATGIGGKSLVWGPVATAIVWGVGFSALLTLFTIPTLYLAGMTRKVRKQQRKAAKLAAQLSEK comes from the coding sequence ATGTACAGATTACTCTTAAAAAACCACGTACTGGCCAACCTCACGTTCATTCTTGTGTTGGCAATTGGCTATCTGTCGTATCAGGGCATGCCGCGCCAGCAAGACCCTACTATCAACTTTAACTGGATTAGTATTCTCACCATTCTTCCCGGTGCTTCGGCACAAGATGTGGAAAGCCGGATTACTGACCCGCTGGAAGATGCGCTGAATGGCATTGCAGACATCAATTTTGTCTCTAGTAACAGCCGCGAAAACACCTCCAGTATTCTGGTGCGCTTTGAAGATTTAGCGCCCGAGGTTTATGACAAGCGCTTGGCAGATTTAAGGCGTGAGTTGCAAAGCGCTCAAGCTCTGCTACCCAGCGAAGCGATTGAATCAGAGATTATTGAAATCACCTCGGGCAATGCGTTTCCTGCCGCTATCGTCGCAGTCACTACACTGGCTGATGATGAGCTACTACGCAAAAGTGCACGCAGTACAGAGCAAAGTATTGAGCAAATGTCTGGGGTGGATCGGGTCGATACGATCGCATTGGATGACCCCGAACTGCAAATTAACTTTAACCCTGATGCGCTGGAAGCTCATGGCTTGCTACCGGGACAATTATCCGATGCGCTCCAGTTATGGTTTCAAGATAGCGCCGCCGGCACCATGGATGTTGGTCGCCAAAGCTGGCTGGTGCGCATGGTTGGCAAAACCTCTGATCCATCCAAAGTCAGCGCCATGCCAATCCCTTCTGCGCAGGGTGAAGTTAATTTAGGTCGCTTGGCCACCGTGCAACGCGCCCGTAAAAAAGCCTCCGAAGAAGCTCGCATTGACGGCAAGCCAGCCGTGATGTTGCTAGTCATGAAGCAGGATAATACCAATGTACTCGACCTGATTGACCGCTTAAGAACCTGGGTCGATGAGCAAAATGAAGTCAATGCCAGCACTGGTGTCGCTCTGCAACTGGTTGATGACCAAACCCTGCCCACCCAAAAAGCCATTAATATCATGCAAAGCAATGCCTTAATTGGTTTATTGCTAGTGCTACTGGTGGCGTGGCTGTTTCTTGGCACTCAAATTGCGGTGCTAACGGCTATCGGTATTCCCTTTATCTTAGCGCTTACCTTTTGGGTGCTGTCGGCCACTGGCGAGACTCTGAATGTCACTGTGCTACTTGGTGTGGTGATTGTGCTTGGAATGCTGGTCGATGATGCCGTGGTGGTGGTGGAGTCCATCTATTATCGCCTGCAACGTGGGATGAATGCGCTGGATGCCTCCGTAGAATCCATGAAGGAAGTTGCATTGCCGGTGACTACTGCGGTGTTAACGACGATTGCTGCCTTTTTACCACTCATGTTACTGCCCGGCATTCTCGGCAAATTCATGAAAGTTATTCCAATGGTAGTGACTATTGCCTTGGCTATCAGCCTGATTGAAGCCTTCTGGATGCTGCCTTCGCACATCACTGGCGCTAATATTAACCTGCAAAAAAAGTTACGCATTCAGCGCTGGCGTGAATCAGCCATTCATTGGATTCAGCTGAAATATTCCAAAACACTAATTCGTGCCCTACGCTGGCCAAAAATGACCTTTGCGGTGATTCTATTCTGCTTTTTTAGTGCCATTGGCGTGCTGTCTGCCGGACTCATCAAAGTTGACTTTTTTGCTGGCGATGCGCTCAGAATTTTTTATGTGAATGTGGAGATGAATGCTTCCACACCGCTAGGTGAAACCTTAAAGAAAACCCTCGAAGTCGAAGCGCAAGTCAAAAAGCATTTGCAGCCCAATGATGCCCGTTCCGTCGCTGTTTATTCTGGCTTAATGCTGACCGAAACAGCGCCGCTTAATGGTGATCAGTACGGTCAAATTGTCGTGAGTTTGTTGCCAGAAGCCGACGGCGCGCGCGATGTTTATGAAATTATCGAAGAAATGCGTAAAGACGTGACCGGCGTTGTCGGCGCGAAGAATATTTCATTTTTAGCGATGGCCTCAGGCCCGCCATCCAGCAAGCCAATCAGTGTGAAAGTGCGTGGTGATGGCTACGCTGAAATTCAAGCCGCCAGCGCTGACCTCAGCAATGTACTAGAAAATATCAAAGGCATTAAAGACATCACCAATGATGCCAGTCGTGGGCGCATGGAACTCACGCTGGAAATGAATCACGACGCGATTCGCCGAGCGGGGGTTAATCCTAGCGATGTGACCCGCACCATTCGCCTATTAGTGGATGGCGAAATTGTCTCTGAAATGCAGGACAATGGTGAAAAGCTGCAAATACGGGTTAAATCTGCCACCACCCAAACCGATGATATTGGCAAGCTACTCAATTTCCGTATGCCATTGCCTAGTGGTGGGACGGTTCCACTGCGCAGTCTGGTGGATGACAGTCGCAAAATATCACTGGGTAATATTCGCCATTACAATTTCCGCAAAGCAATTACGCTGGAAGCCGATCTAATCAAGCTCACGGAGCCTGAGGACTTCTGGGATTGTCGTCTTGATCCTGCCATCAATGGCACTGAACGAGACTATGATCAATGCCAAATCGACACAGTCACTGCCAATGATTTATTAAAACAAGGTTGGGAGCAATATCGCAGCAAGTATCCTAATGTTGATCTCGATTTCTCTGGTCAACTAGATGATATCAATGAAAGTCTGGACTCAATCGGGCTACTTTTCCTGATTGGTATCGGACTGATGTATTTGATTCTAGGTACTCAGTTTAAAAGCTATTTCCAGCCGTTTATGATTCTGGCGACTGTGCCATTGGCTTTTACCGGTGTGGTACTAGGTTTGCTGGTCACACAAAACCCTCTCAGTTTGTATACTCTATATGGAGTGGTCGCCTTGGCGGGCATTGCGGTGAATGCGGCAATTGTATTAATATCCGCCGCCAATGACCGCTTCAATGCGGGAATGAGTGTAGTACATTCTGTGGTTTACTCAGCAAGACGACGGGTGATTCCAATCCTGATCACTACCCTTACGACCATTGCCGGCCTATTTTCACTGGCAACCGGCATTGGTGGAAAATCCTTAGTGTGGGGACCAGTAGCAACAGCAATTGTCTGGGGTGTTGGCTTCTCAGCCTTATTGACTCTGTTCACCATTCCAACGCTGTATTTAGCCGGAATGACACGCAAAGTTCGCAAACAACAACGTAAAGCAGCCAAACTCGCTGCTCAATTATCCGAAAAATAA
- a CDS encoding metal-dependent hydrolase — protein MANFNTHISTAAVVSGLLSTLCLQVGFVNSDNAMVLILIGTIGGILPDIDLHYSYPSRIIFSVLGIIAALFWVVSEENSRSVVELWLVGLAIYLFIRYGLWRIFNIYTKHRGAIHSIAAAALSGLATTAISYQIFEKSDFLSWLMGFFMFSGFILHLLLDELYSVDFMNRRIKRSFGTALKVVDSKQPYGSGFIIALSLAIWFATPSAVIFVDTLLSGETYSLIWHRMLPENLPF, from the coding sequence ATGGCTAACTTTAATACGCACATAAGCACTGCGGCAGTGGTATCTGGTTTGTTAAGCACCTTATGTTTGCAGGTCGGCTTTGTGAATTCTGACAATGCAATGGTATTGATTCTGATCGGAACTATCGGTGGAATTTTGCCGGATATCGACCTGCACTACTCCTACCCCAGTCGAATAATATTTTCGGTACTTGGCATTATTGCAGCCTTATTTTGGGTGGTGTCTGAGGAAAACTCCCGCTCGGTGGTTGAGCTTTGGTTGGTCGGCTTGGCCATTTATTTATTCATCCGTTATGGCCTCTGGCGAATTTTCAATATTTACACCAAGCACCGTGGAGCCATTCACTCAATTGCCGCCGCTGCATTATCCGGTTTGGCTACCACGGCCATTAGCTATCAGATCTTTGAAAAGAGCGACTTTTTGTCATGGTTGATGGGATTCTTTATGTTTAGCGGCTTTATTCTGCATTTGCTGCTGGATGAGCTGTATAGCGTGGACTTTATGAACCGTCGGATCAAACGCTCGTTTGGCACGGCACTAAAAGTAGTTGATAGCAAGCAGCCTTACGGTAGTGGATTTATTATCGCGCTATCACTAGCGATATGGTTTGCAACACCCAGTGCAGTTATTTTTGTGGATACCTTGCTGTCCGGTGAAACCTATTCGCTGATCTGGCACCGAATGCTGCCAGAGAACTTGCCGTTTTAA
- a CDS encoding efflux RND transporter periplasmic adaptor subunit, with product MIIRICTVVVLWGITAAMPLSAADNADPTSKIEGEVEQLRVTTQALSELVITAEYSAPARVISLNDSGISAEVQGRALSISAEVGDQVSKGKLLLELDCRDYSNLKQQAAAALKLSRTQYDLARKQFTRNQQLLRRNVISRDSFDQVESQLLTSEADMRLKQTSIDAAELSISRCKIYAPFSGQVTARNVQQGQLVTPGMQVFQLLQTDKLEIEADLSPSELVKAKASDALFFTSGELSQRVRIRSVLNQLNTASNTQHIRLEANTPNSSIISGLNGRLQWKDGTQKIPAEYMVRRDNALGIMLAEDGKAKFHAIPYAIEGQPAAVKLPGTSQVIIVNRFSVSTGQRIRVN from the coding sequence ATGATAATACGTATTTGCACGGTAGTAGTGCTATGGGGAATAACTGCAGCAATGCCGCTCTCAGCGGCAGACAACGCTGACCCTACAAGTAAAATTGAAGGCGAAGTCGAGCAACTTCGCGTCACCACGCAAGCCCTTTCTGAACTGGTAATTACTGCAGAATACAGCGCTCCTGCCCGAGTAATTAGCTTAAATGACAGTGGTATCAGCGCTGAAGTTCAGGGGCGCGCCTTAAGCATATCTGCGGAAGTTGGCGATCAAGTCAGCAAGGGAAAACTGCTGTTAGAGCTGGATTGCCGCGACTATAGCAATCTCAAACAACAAGCTGCTGCCGCTCTCAAACTTAGCAGAACGCAGTACGACTTAGCTCGCAAACAGTTCACGCGTAATCAGCAGTTATTACGTCGCAATGTAATTTCCCGTGATAGTTTTGATCAGGTTGAGTCCCAATTATTGACTAGCGAAGCCGATATGCGCCTGAAACAAACCAGCATTGATGCGGCTGAGTTATCGATTTCCCGTTGCAAAATTTACGCGCCATTTTCAGGACAAGTCACTGCCCGCAATGTACAACAAGGCCAGTTAGTCACACCCGGCATGCAGGTATTTCAGTTATTACAAACCGATAAACTGGAAATCGAAGCCGACTTATCCCCTAGCGAACTGGTTAAAGCCAAGGCTAGTGATGCTTTGTTTTTTACCAGTGGTGAGCTTAGCCAGAGAGTCAGAATTCGCAGTGTACTAAACCAGTTAAATACGGCCAGTAATACACAGCACATCCGGCTTGAAGCCAATACACCCAATTCATCTATTATCAGCGGTTTGAATGGCCGTTTACAGTGGAAGGATGGCACCCAAAAAATTCCCGCTGAATACATGGTGCGTCGCGATAATGCGCTAGGTATTATGTTGGCAGAAGACGGCAAAGCGAAGTTTCATGCCATTCCATATGCCATAGAGGGGCAGCCGGCTGCGGTTAAACTTCCTGGTACTAGTCAGGTGATTATCGTGAACCGTTTCTCAGTAAGCACTGGCCAGCGAATTCGCGTCAATTAA